From Campylobacter concisus, a single genomic window includes:
- a CDS encoding peptide ABC transporter ATP-binding protein: MIEIKNLNKSYGDLCVLNDISVDIKKGEVIAIIGPSGGGKSTFLRCINRLEEPDSGHIKINGEDILDKKSDINKIRQKVSMVFQHFNLFANKNVLQNLTLAPIKAGILDKASAEKRADELLKSVGLSDKKFAYPHKLSGGQKQRIAIARSLAMEPEVILFDEPTSALDPEMIGEVLDIMKDVAARGITMLVVTHEMGFARNVANRIFFMDKGKIAVDDTPKNVFTNPQHERLKEFLGKILNH; encoded by the coding sequence ATGATTGAGATTAAAAATTTAAACAAAAGTTATGGCGATTTGTGTGTTTTAAATGATATTAGCGTAGATATAAAAAAGGGTGAAGTTATAGCGATAATTGGTCCAAGTGGTGGTGGAAAAAGCACATTTTTACGCTGCATAAACCGCCTTGAGGAGCCAGATAGTGGACACATAAAGATAAATGGCGAAGATATTTTAGATAAAAAATCAGACATAAATAAAATTCGCCAAAAAGTGAGCATGGTTTTTCAGCACTTTAATCTTTTTGCAAATAAAAACGTCTTGCAAAATTTAACTCTAGCCCCGATAAAAGCGGGAATTTTAGATAAAGCAAGTGCAGAAAAAAGAGCCGATGAGTTGCTAAAAAGTGTTGGGCTAAGTGATAAGAAATTTGCCTATCCGCACAAACTATCAGGCGGACAGAAGCAACGTATCGCGATCGCTAGAAGCCTAGCAATGGAGCCAGAAGTGATACTTTTTGATGAGCCGACAAGTGCGCTTGATCCTGAGATGATCGGAGAGGTGCTTGATATCATGAAAGATGTTGCTGCAAGGGGTATAACGATGCTTGTTGTGACTCACGAGATGGGCTTTGCAAGAAATGTGGCAAATAGAATTTTCTTTATGGACAAAGGCAAGATAGCAGTTGATGACACACCAAAAAATGTCTTTACAAATCCGCAACATGAGCGTTTAAAAGAGTTTTTAGGCAAAATTTTAAATCATTAA
- a CDS encoding ABC transporter substrate-binding protein, translating to MSKILKFLMASLVLFLLGCGDDTNKKNAVNNAEEASKNVVYKVGSSADYPPFEYLDENNKIVGFEIDLLNEITKKTGIKFDVANMSFDGLISALKTGKIDIAISGMSATDERRKSVDFTKPYYFSENLFIRKKGSDVNKDNLKNKKISAQVGTLQEEAAKSITTKSIPAENVAAAIMSLNAGKIDVVLTDSPIGVEYLKQNPDLEEFLRVPDGTEGFAMAFDKGKHTELIKKIDAAIDELQKSGEFDKMLDKYGLKK from the coding sequence ATGAGTAAAATTTTAAAATTTTTGATGGCAAGCTTGGTTTTATTTTTACTAGGTTGTGGCGATGATACTAACAAAAAAAATGCAGTAAATAATGCCGAAGAAGCTAGTAAAAATGTAGTTTATAAAGTTGGCTCGAGTGCTGATTATCCACCTTTTGAATATCTTGATGAAAACAATAAAATTGTTGGCTTTGAGATAGATTTATTAAATGAGATCACCAAAAAAACTGGAATAAAATTTGATGTTGCAAATATGAGCTTTGATGGACTGATATCAGCATTAAAAACCGGTAAAATTGATATTGCCATAAGCGGAATGAGTGCAACTGATGAGAGAAGAAAATCGGTTGATTTCACTAAGCCATATTATTTTTCAGAAAATTTATTTATCCGCAAAAAAGGCTCAGATGTAAATAAAGACAACCTTAAGAATAAGAAAATTTCAGCTCAAGTTGGCACACTTCAAGAAGAAGCAGCCAAAAGCATAACTACTAAGTCGATACCTGCTGAAAATGTAGCAGCTGCTATCATGTCACTAAACGCTGGCAAAATCGACGTTGTACTAACTGATAGTCCTATAGGAGTTGAATATTTAAAACAAAATCCAGATTTAGAAGAATTTTTAAGAGTTCCTGATGGCACGGAAGGATTTGCGATGGCATTTGATAAAGGCAAACATACTGAGCTTATCAAGAAGATAGATGCAGCGATCGATGAGCTACAAAAGTCTGGTGAATTTGACAAAATGCTAGATAAATATGGATTAAAGAAATAA
- a CDS encoding sodium:proline symporter (involved in the sodium dependent uptake of proline) yields MSFGSYLAIAIYFGFLLFIGRYFYDKNASMNEYLLDNRRMGPVVTALSAGASDMSGWMLLGVPGALYATGIANVWMIIGLIIGAYCNYLFLAKRLRIYTEVASDSITIPDFLENRFKDRTKILRIISGLIILIFFTLYVSSGIIAGGKTFESFFGLKFAYGAVFTLVIVVFYTFFGGFKAVSITDAFQGLLMFCVLVSIPVVAYLNLDLPSDTNLLKEISKLDANHLNPFRDQTFWGILGLMAWGFGYFGQPHIIVRFMAIRDSKELAKARRIGIGWMSIGLLGAIMSGLIGFVYFSQRGGLSDPETVFLKLGELLFPPFFIGIIISAVLSAIMSTISSQLLVTSSSVTKDFIFAFYKKEISQNTQTAISRYAVVVVAIVATILAFISTDNVLNVVGNAWAGFGASFGPVLLFSLYWKRMSALGALAGMIAGGVTVIFWITSGLNAYVYEILPGIIASCIAIISVSIWGDAINKMTSEPHEQVIKDEFEKMKTRL; encoded by the coding sequence ATGAGCTTTGGGTCTTATTTAGCCATCGCCATCTATTTTGGCTTTTTGCTCTTTATCGGACGATATTTCTACGATAAAAATGCAAGTATGAACGAGTATCTGCTAGATAACCGTCGAATGGGTCCAGTAGTTACTGCACTTAGTGCTGGTGCTTCTGATATGAGTGGTTGGATGTTACTTGGCGTGCCCGGAGCCTTATACGCAACTGGTATAGCAAATGTGTGGATGATAATCGGTCTTATCATTGGAGCTTATTGCAACTATCTATTTTTAGCAAAGAGGCTTAGAATTTATACTGAGGTTGCGAGTGATAGCATCACGATACCAGACTTTTTAGAAAATCGCTTTAAAGATAGGACTAAAATTTTAAGAATCATCTCTGGTCTTATCATTTTGATCTTTTTCACACTTTATGTAAGTAGTGGCATTATCGCTGGTGGAAAGACATTTGAGAGCTTTTTTGGTTTAAAATTTGCCTACGGAGCGGTCTTTACACTTGTCATTGTGGTCTTTTACACATTTTTTGGTGGGTTTAAAGCAGTTAGTATAACTGACGCATTTCAGGGGCTTTTGATGTTTTGTGTCCTAGTCTCGATCCCAGTCGTGGCATATCTAAATTTAGACTTGCCAAGCGATACAAATTTACTAAAAGAGATAAGCAAGCTTGATGCAAATCACCTAAATCCATTTAGAGATCAAACTTTTTGGGGAATTTTAGGACTTATGGCTTGGGGATTTGGCTATTTTGGCCAGCCACATATCATTGTTAGATTTATGGCGATACGCGATTCAAAAGAGCTTGCTAAAGCAAGAAGGATCGGCATTGGCTGGATGAGCATTGGGTTGCTTGGTGCGATTATGAGCGGACTTATTGGCTTTGTCTACTTTAGTCAAAGAGGCGGTCTTAGTGATCCTGAGACGGTGTTTTTAAAGCTTGGTGAGCTACTTTTCCCACCATTTTTTATAGGCATTATCATCTCAGCTGTGCTTTCAGCGATCATGAGTACTATCTCAAGTCAGCTTTTAGTTACGTCTAGCTCGGTAACAAAGGACTTTATCTTTGCATTCTATAAAAAAGAGATTAGTCAAAATACACAAACAGCGATCAGTCGCTATGCTGTCGTAGTAGTAGCCATAGTTGCTACCATACTTGCTTTTATCTCGACAGATAATGTTCTAAATGTCGTTGGAAACGCTTGGGCTGGATTTGGTGCGAGCTTTGGACCAGTGCTACTTTTTAGCCTTTACTGGAAGCGCATGAGTGCACTTGGAGCACTTGCTGGCATGATAGCTGGAGGTGTGACCGTAATATTTTGGATCACTTCGGGGCTAAACGCTTATGTTTATGAAATTTTACCTGGCATCATAGCTTCTTGCATAGCGATCATTAGCGTAAGTATTTGGGGAGATGCGATAAATAAAATGACGAGCGAACCTCACGAGCAAGTCATAAAAGATGAATTTGAAAAGATGAAAACAAGGCTTTAA
- a CDS encoding amino acid ABC transporter permease, whose protein sequence is MKAQNLAKFLFFIIIVSLGAYFFYPRDLSEAQEIAYIKSYGVTLGLTIGGIAIGITLGFTLAFIKFLNIKVLNFIIDEYIDILRGTPVILQLLIFSVVIFATWSDNFYVALIALGLNSSAYVAEIVRSGINSVDKGQMEAARAMGLNYYVSMREIVFPQATKNILPALANEFISLFKETSVVGYISVVDITMQSKSLQAVFYSPEPVIFTGIVYYVSVKFFTLLAKLLERRLNRHD, encoded by the coding sequence TTGAAGGCTCAAAATTTAGCTAAATTTCTATTTTTTATAATAATCGTCTCACTTGGAGCATATTTTTTCTATCCAAGAGATCTTAGTGAGGCTCAAGAGATCGCTTATATCAAAAGTTATGGAGTGACTTTAGGACTAACGATAGGCGGTATTGCCATAGGCATAACGCTTGGATTTACCTTGGCGTTTATTAAATTTTTAAACATTAAAGTCTTAAATTTTATAATTGATGAATATATCGATATCTTACGTGGAACGCCTGTAATACTTCAACTTTTAATATTTTCAGTTGTCATTTTTGCAACATGGAGTGATAATTTTTATGTAGCTCTCATCGCGCTTGGGCTAAATAGCTCTGCTTATGTGGCCGAGATCGTGCGAAGTGGCATAAATAGCGTGGATAAAGGACAAATGGAAGCGGCTCGTGCGATGGGCCTAAACTACTATGTTTCGATGCGCGAGATAGTTTTCCCACAAGCTACAAAAAATATCTTGCCAGCTCTTGCGAATGAGTTTATATCGCTATTTAAAGAGACATCGGTCGTGGGCTATATAAGCGTCGTTGATATCACGATGCAAAGTAAGAGCTTGCAAGCGGTCTTTTATAGTCCAGAGCCAGTCATTTTTACAGGTATTGTCTATTATGTGAGTGTTAAATTTTTTACACTTTTAGCAAAACTACTCGAGAGGAGATTAAACCGCCATGATTGA
- a CDS encoding DNA polymerase III, translating into MNNLGIKSKIMAIVIVSLIGLGIMSAYMLNGILKTRSKAEFSEKIVDTIINQNNFIHEMQKERGFSSGVLAGGDNKNLLEQRKKVDAMLDKLEEKNEIASEINSIRSNVDQKSGNDLISRITKILRKEVIAINGYSDKLEPSLVDDLKRIIIVGEIKESFGILRATLNGVFTKKSISKEDYNKVVALNSVINKFMQDFDDYNPKEFSDEFDAIARKKADFIDAINIIKNVVATEDASYDASSWFSKISVTIDAMRELELKLLDNMQKDARRIKGDANTELIISSIVIAICILLMLLVSTLIGKNLISGIDQTKNGLVRFFDFLNYKSNKAEFLDRSGSDEIGQMSALINENIKQIEANLSEQNNFIKEANTFVNQIGKGNYVAQLNADTSNPALSQLKQTFKDLQIALKHAIAENGDDVLNLLESFKKQDFTKRLEDDGKMAVGINALGEEIAKMLRANLDQAHVLEEKAEALSQSMKELTQGANVQASSLQESAAAVEQMSSSMNAISQKTSDVIRQSDEIKNIITIIRDIADQTNLLALNAAIEAARAGEHGRGFAVVADEVRKLAERTQKSLTEIEANTNVLAQSINEMSESIKEQSEGINMINQSVAQIDTLTKENVVIVNKANEVTSDVDDMAKAIVNEVRKSKF; encoded by the coding sequence ATGAATAATCTAGGTATTAAATCTAAGATTATGGCGATAGTTATCGTCAGTCTTATTGGCCTTGGTATCATGAGTGCATACATGCTAAATGGTATCTTAAAGACTCGCTCAAAAGCAGAGTTTAGTGAGAAAATCGTGGATACAATCATAAATCAAAATAATTTTATCCATGAGATGCAAAAAGAACGCGGATTTAGCTCAGGTGTGCTAGCAGGAGGGGATAATAAAAATTTATTAGAACAGCGTAAAAAAGTAGACGCTATGCTTGATAAGCTTGAAGAGAAAAATGAAATAGCTTCAGAGATAAATAGTATCCGCTCAAATGTAGATCAAAAAAGTGGAAATGATCTAATTAGCCGTATAACAAAAATTTTAAGAAAAGAGGTTATTGCTATAAATGGATATAGCGATAAGCTCGAACCTAGCTTGGTAGATGATCTAAAGCGTATCATTATTGTTGGTGAGATAAAAGAGTCTTTTGGTATTTTGCGTGCTACTTTAAATGGGGTTTTTACTAAAAAGAGCATAAGCAAAGAGGACTACAATAAAGTAGTTGCACTAAATAGCGTTATAAATAAATTTATGCAGGATTTTGACGATTACAACCCAAAAGAATTTAGTGACGAATTTGATGCTATCGCTAGAAAAAAGGCTGATTTTATAGATGCTATAAATATTATTAAAAATGTAGTTGCAACAGAAGATGCATCTTATGATGCATCAAGCTGGTTTTCAAAGATAAGTGTTACGATAGATGCGATGAGAGAGCTTGAGCTTAAACTACTTGATAATATGCAAAAAGATGCAAGACGTATTAAGGGTGATGCAAATACCGAACTTATTATAAGTTCTATTGTGATTGCGATTTGTATTTTACTTATGTTGCTAGTATCTACATTAATAGGTAAAAATCTGATCTCTGGCATAGATCAGACTAAAAATGGATTAGTTAGATTTTTTGACTTCTTAAATTATAAATCTAATAAGGCTGAATTTTTAGATCGTAGCGGTAGCGACGAGATCGGACAGATGAGTGCACTGATAAATGAGAATATCAAACAAATCGAGGCAAATTTATCTGAACAAAATAACTTCATTAAAGAGGCAAATACTTTTGTAAATCAAATTGGCAAAGGTAACTACGTAGCTCAGCTTAACGCAGATACTTCAAATCCTGCACTTAGCCAGCTAAAACAAACTTTCAAAGACTTACAAATCGCACTTAAGCATGCTATTGCGGAAAATGGCGATGACGTGTTAAATCTATTAGAAAGCTTTAAAAAACAAGACTTTACTAAAAGGCTTGAAGATGATGGCAAAATGGCGGTTGGTATAAATGCTCTTGGTGAAGAGATAGCCAAGATGTTAAGGGCAAATTTAGATCAAGCTCATGTGCTAGAAGAAAAGGCTGAGGCTTTAAGTCAGTCAATGAAAGAACTAACTCAAGGCGCAAATGTACAAGCAAGCTCACTTCAAGAGTCTGCTGCCGCAGTAGAGCAAATGTCAAGCTCAATGAATGCAATATCTCAAAAGACATCAGATGTCATTAGACAAAGTGATGAGATTAAAAACATCATAACTATTATTAGAGATATAGCTGATCAAACAAATTTACTAGCTCTTAATGCCGCGATCGAGGCGGCACGTGCAGGAGAGCACGGCAGAGGCTTTGCGGTCGTTGCAGATGAGGTTAGAAAACTAGCAGAGAGAACTCAAAAATCTCTAACAGAGATCGAAGCAAATACAAATGTACTAGCTCAATCAATCAATGAAATGAGTGAATCTATAAAAGAGCAAAGTGAGGGAATCAATATGATAAACCAATCAGTTGCTCAAATAGACACACTTACAAAAGAAAATGTAGTAATTGTCAATAAAGCAAATGAAGTAACATCTGATGTTGACGACATGGCTAAGGCGATAGTAAACGAAGTTAGAAAAAGTAAATTTTAA